ATAATTGCGTAAGTAAGATTAGCATAGGGAAAGTCTCATTAAATATGCCCCCAGCAGTGCAATGCCAGCTTTGCAATGGGTGGTGGCTTATCTATTGGGAAAATGGCGCAGTGATTACCCTATTCTCCTGTGATCTTCTGAATGGTTACCTCAATGTATTATTTTATTAGACTTCTTGAATATCTCTCAAATTGGTATGATTGGAATGCAACAGGGGAGTCTGGATTATCAAGTCCAGCACTCTTGTTGAATGCACTAATATCATCAGTATCAGGTGCAGTAATTAGCGCATTATTAGCAACGACAATTGCCAACAATAAAGATCATAGAAGAAAATCCGGGATCAGGAAAATGATGATCTTTGAGATAAGAAAAAATTTGATCACTATAGATGAATATATTAAATTTAACAAGGTTAAGCGATGGATTGAATTGACTAAGAGGCCGTTTCCAGAATTTGATTATTCAATATTTCAACAACTGCTTAAAGATCTCCCTGATGCCTATAAAGATAAAGAGATTCAGAAGATTCTTGACTTTATTGATGGGCTTCAAAAAATAGAAGAATTATACAATGAATATAAAGATAGAGATAATAGAGAACGACAGGAAGTTGACAGCCTAATTAGTGGAGTGGAGGATCCAGGATATCCTGATACTCAGGCTATATTTCGTATTCCATGGAAAGAGGTTGAGGCACACTGTGAAAAAGAGATTCGCCAGGGTCACGAGATAGAATATAAGGGTGACCTAAACCGTCAGGCATTCCTTGAACGCGGAAGGAAAATAAAGCAGAGTTCAGTAGTACTAAAGACACATTTGGAAGGAATTTATCAGAATGGCCTAGACTTGGAAATAGCCATAAAGTCTTAACCGTCTTTTTAGATCAAAACTCCCTTGGGTCTATTTTTTTGCCTCCGTAGTAGTTTTCATGAATTCTAGAACACGCGATCGCCCCCCTAACCCTTCCCCTAGAACATCACCATGATTCACTCAGACTTACCCCGATCGCCACCGCCCCGGCAGCACCCCCCTAGCACCCCCTAGCTATATTGCGCTGTGTTCCCCCTGAATCAAGGGTTTGAGCCTGTTTCAGCATAGAAGGTTAGGCTGCTGATTGCTGCCTAATTAATAGTTAGCACCACTGAATTTAGTTGTTAGAGAAAGTATGATGCTTATGTCAACACGATTCTACTACTGGGATGGTCATGTTTCTCTGGAGACGATTTGTGAAGGATCAAAATATTATTTAAGTTTTTGGCCTTCACCAAGCAAGAAAAAAAAGTTCTATATTCAACTATCCCTCATCTAGTTACTAGTTATGATGAAGATGTTTATAGAGTTGGTCGAAAAGCTGATGATTATCTAACCATGTTTAATTTGCCTTACGAGAGTAACATGTCATGGTTGCCTAATTGGTGTATAAAACATTGGAATTATTCTTATGTTAAGAATAATTGCTGTCGTGCAGTTGTAGATGCTTTACAGGATCTTTCAGGTGTAAAAACACGGGGATGGATACCAGTATGGACTCCATCGGATGCTTGGAATTTTGCATTACGAATTAGAAAGGAATTAGGTTAATGATAATGCTTCTTAAGTCTGAATTTCAACCAAAGCTAATTTATTCGCCCGAATATAACATTAATTTTTTTGGAGTTGAGAAGCTTCATCCATTTGATAGCTGCAAGTATGGTCGTTCGTGGAATGAATTATTTGCAATTTATGGCAAACAATTGCAGTCATTACATATTCTTCCCTCTCGATCTATTAGTCATCATGAGTTATCTACTGTACATACCAAAAGTTATTTAGAACTATTGTCAAGTTCTAGATACTTAGCTCAGGCTCTAGAAATGCCGCCTTTGGCTCTATGTCCCAGTAGATTGATTGACAAGCATATTTTGAACCCAATGCGTTTAGCAACTATGGGAACCTTAATTGCTGCAAAGTCTGCTATTAAAAATGGAATTGGTATAAATCTATCTGGGGGATATCATCATGCTAGTGAAGCTAATGGTGAAGGTTTCTGTATTTATTCCGATATTGGTATAGCAATTGCCTCGCTAAGAATGGAAGGTACTATACAAGAAACAGATCAAGTTGTTATTATTGATTTGGATGCCCATCAAGGTAATGGTCTTGAAAGGATTTTTCTTAATGACCAAAATGTAAAGATATTTGATGTATACAATGCCGAAATTTACCCTAATGATGGGTGGGCAAAGCGTGGAATAGATTTAGATATTCCTTTGAAATCTGGAACCAGCGATAGAAAATACATTGAGTTGCTTCAAGAATATTTGCCATCCTACTTAGATAGTATAACTCCTATAAGGCTAGCATTTTATAATGCAGGTACGGATATATATTGCAAAGACCCATTAGGAAAATTAGATATATCTGCTCAAGGAGTGCTTAGTAGGGATATTTTAGTGTTCAAGACCTTATTGGAACTTAAGATACCCTTTGTTATGGTTCTCAGTGGAGGATATACCAAGGACAGTTATTTGTTGATAGCTAATAGCATTAGATATTTGATTGATAATACATCAGGGATTCCCGCTCCTTGATCATTATTAGTGTGATCGCTGACCTTTTAGGGAGCGTTAATGAAATGTAACTCACCTCTTTCTTTTAGTCAAACTATTTCTGGCTAATCTCAAATGCTGATTCGGCTCTGTAAAAACACACATCGAATGCAAGAAAGAAGTTCATATGCCCTAATATTAGCGGTGCATATTTATCTTGCGTCCAAGCAAAAGCTAGATCCACAGCAGGAAATTGTTCAACATTGGCTTTGACAACCAATGCACGAGCCTCAAATCTAGCTAAATTCCCTCCTAATGGTAAAGACAGCCTTTGGTTTTCCCAGACTGCGCCTAATGCTAAACCCATTTCATACGGCAAGACATTAACGCTGGAGCCAGTGTCCAACAAACCCGAAACACTCAAGGATTGATTTTGATACGTTAATGTCAAGGGTAAATAAGGAAGCGTACTTAATGCTCCAAGACTAGGATCTACCTCAGTGAAAGCAAATCTTACTTTATTAGCCATGAGTCAATTCTTGTTTCTCTTTTAATGCTTGGGCTAAAATGGCGGCAGCCTCAAAAGAGTCGTGCAAACCTTGTCTAGGCAGATCGTCTTGAATAGATAGCGGCACAATACCAGATTCTCTGAGCAACTCGGCTACAAGTAAATTAAGTAATAAGAGTTTATCAGAGTAAGGCAATTGCCTAAGCATGGGAGCAAATTGAGTAGTTGTCAGCATAGTTGTAAGAAAGCTACAGGCTTTGATTTTTTGCGCTTGATCTAAGTATACACCACCTTCGCGCTAATCCCTGCCCCAACAGCCGTCTAACACTGCGTTGGAGCCGACTTCATCAAAAGCTGTCTGTAAAAGTCAAAGATTGACTGAAGCGGCTCAACTAGACCGTTAGACCGCTCTTCTTGGCGGGTGCTGGGGGGCGATCGCCTTGCAACTAGCCAGCTCCTAGGGCAGCTCCAGGGTTCCGACTGCCCCATCAGTTACCACTTCTTATCGCCACTATTGCACCCTGGCCCGTTGGGGCTGCACGCTAGCTTCCAGGGGGCTATTACCCAAGCATTCGTCTAATTTCAGAGCCAATTCCTTAACATAAGGCTCCTGAAACATCTGATTATGGGGGGCTTTAAATGGAATAACCCGTAAACCGCCCTGGGCCACTTGCTCCAGGTTGGAGCGATCGACAAACTGCCATTCTGAGGAGAGCAACAGGGTAATGGGGCGATCGTAGGACTGAGGCTTGTATTGGGATGAACGGGACAGATAAAGGGCGTAAAATAACTTATCCTTCGGTGTATCCTCCAACATCTCCAGACGAGCCTGGGTGGATAGATCCTGAATCACTTGCCGGTAACTGACTTGGGGATGCTGACGAAGATAGCGTTTTATAAAACGTTGCATACTACCCACCAAATAAGGTATGCCCATCCGGGACAAACTATATAAGCGGTGGTGAAACTGGGGAGTATGTCGCCGTAGGGAGCTATCCAATAAACAAAGCTGGGAGACTTCATCACCACCTTGGCGCAACTGGTGAGCCAGTTCTAACGTTAAGGGACCATCCTGGCAGTAACCAATCAAACGATAGGGACCCAAGGGTTGCTGAGCCTTGAGGGACAGGAGAAAATACTTGGCAATTTGGGGAATTAAATCAGCGGAGGTAGTGGGATCGGCGGCTGTTTTCAGCACAGAATCAAACTGGGAACGAATACAGAACATATTGAGGCTATAAACCGGTTGTTCTGGATGCAAAAACTGGCATAAAATCTGGGCCTGTCCAGTGGAGTTAATAATAAAACAGGGCAATGCTGATCCCTGGGTCTTGAGGGGAATTAAGGCCGAGAGGGGGAGGATACTAGCACTAGACTGGTGACCGGACTGCGGTCGATCGCGGCGTTGGATATACTGGGAGAGACTAGCCACCGTTGGATTTTGGAAAAGCTGCACCAAAGGGACCTCTAAACTGAGTTGACGGTTGAGTTGAGTGACCAACTGAATCGCCAGTAACGAATGTCCCCCCAGATCAAAAAAGTTATCATGCACCCCCAAGGGATAAACCTTCAATGCTTCAGACCAAACCTGGGCTATGCTCTGTTCAACTTCTGTCTGGGGCGCAACTAACTCCGTATTACGGCAGACAGTAAACCAGTCGGGCACAGGCAGGGCACGACGATCGATCTTGCCATTGGGAGTTAGGGGGAATGACTCCAGCACCACAAAAGCCGATGGCACCATGTAATCCGGCAATTGTTGCTGTAAAAACTGCCGCAACTCCCCCAAGGTGGGGGCAGGAGTTGTGTTCACCACCCCATAGGCCACCAAGCGGCGATCGCCGGGATTATGTTCGCGATCGACCACTACCACATGGCTTAAACCGGGATGCTGCCGCAATACGGCTTCAATTTCCCCTAATTCAATGCGGAATCCCCGAATTTTAACCTGATAATCAACACGGCCCAAGAATTCTAACTGACCATCACTGCGATAACGGACGCGATCGCCGGTGCGATAGAGGCGATCGCCTCTGACTCCCGGCAACTCATGGGCAAAGGGATGGGCAATAAAACGCTCAGCGGTCAGTTCGGGGCGTTGCCAATAGCCCCGCGCTAAACCATCGCCACCAATGTACAGTTCACCAGGCACACCGATGGGTACGGGCTGCTGTTGATCGTCCAGTACATAAAACTGGGTGTTGGCAATGGGACGACCCACAAACACCGGTCCAGCCCCCGGTTCCACCAGACTGACCGCTGACCAAATGGTGGTTTCCGTGGGACCATAGAGGTTCCAGAGGCTGGCTCCCTTCGGAAGGAGGCGATTAGCCAGTTCTCGACTGAGAGCCTCACCACCACAGAGCATTTTTAGCCCCGATCGCCCAGACCAGTGGGCACTTAATAACATTTGCCAAGTGGCAGGGGTTGCTTGGAGAATAGTGACCTGGGATTGCTCCAGGGCTTCGGCCAACTGATAGCCATCGGAGGCCACCGCGCGGCTGACAATCACCACCTTAGCCCCCACCAATAAAGGAGTGAATAACTCTAAGCCAGCAATATCAAAGGAAAGGGTAGTAACAGCCATTATGACATCATGGGACTGAATTCCTGGCTTCTGTAAGATGGAATTTAACAAATTTTGTAGGGAATGATGGGTAATTTCCACGCCTTTCGGTTTGCCCGTGGAACCACTGGTGTAAATCACATAGGCTAACTGGTGGGGTTGAATCACCGTAGCGAGATTGGCAATACTGCAATCTTGCCATGGGTTCCCAGGGGTATCTAAGGTTATAACGTGAGCCTCAACTGCTGGCAAGGTGGGTGTTAGGCTGGACTGGGTTAATAGTAAGGAGATGTGGGCATCTTCCAGGACATAGGCAACGCGATCGGGGGGATAGGCCGGATCTAAGGGCACATAGGCTCCTCCAGCCTTGAGAATGGCCAACAGGGATACCACCATGTCTAGGGAGCGGCTGAAACAAACCCCCACTAAGGTTTCAGTGCCCACCCCCAAGGTTTGCAAATAGCGGGCCAGTTGGTTCGATCGCTCATTCAGGCGCTGGTAAGTGAGGGTTTGGCCTGCCCACTCCAGGGCAACGGATTCGGGATTCTGGGCAGCTTGGGCTTGAAACTGGTGTAACCAATGGAAATCCTGCTGATTCCAACCCAAAAGCAATTGCTGATGTAACCAATGGGAATCCTGCTGGTTCCAACCCAAAAGCAATTGCTGACGTTCAGACTGGGAGAGGAGGGGAATATTAAACACCGGCACCTGGGCGTTCTGCACTGCCCCCTCCAGCAGCACTTGAAAATGGTTGGCCATGGCTTGGATGGTGGGGCGATCGAAGAGATCGGTATTGTAGGCCCAGGCCATGCGTAGCCCTTCTGCGGTTTCCGTCACCATCAAGGTCAGGTCATATTTTGCCGACTCATCAATGGCAATGGGGTGGGTGGTCACCCCTGGCAAGTCAGGACACTCTAGGGGAAAATTCTGCATCATAAACAGCACCTGAAACCAGGGGGTATGGCTGGCGCTGCGTTGGGGTTTCAGGGTGGCCGTCAGTTGCTCAAAGGGCACATCTTGGTGGGCCAAGGCTTCCAAGGTAAGGGTTTGCACTTGCTGCAAAAACTGGCTAAAGGGAGGATTATCCTCCAGGGAAGCCCGCAGTACCAGCAAATTACTAAAGAAACCCAGCAATGGCTCCACTTCACGGCGGTTACGGTTGGCAATCATCGAACCCACCACAACATCACTTTGGCCGCTATAACGTGCCAAGAGGATTAAAAAGGTGCTGAGGAGGGTCATAAACAGGGTCACCCCCCCACGGCGGTTAAAGTGCTGCACCTGGGCCGTCAGGTCTGGGTCAATGAGGAGGGTCTCGGTGGCACCGTTGAAGGTTTGGATGGGGGGCCGGGGGCGATCGGTGGGCAAGGGCAACAGGACCGGAGCACCCTGGAGTTGCCGTTGCCAGTAGGCCAGTTGCTGATCCAGCAGATCCCCCGACAGCATCTGGCGTTCCCAGGTGGCAAAATCGGCAAATTGGAGATCCAGCACTGGCAGGGGAATTTGAGCATGGCGGTGAAATGCGGTGTAAAGGGTGCTTAATTCCTGCCAAATAATGCCTAATGACCAGCCATCAGAGGCTAAATGATGACGTACTAGGATAAATCGATAATGGGTAGGGCTAAAACCCACTAAACAAGCCCGAATCATTAAGTCCTGCTGTAAGTTGAAGGGACGGTGATCCTCGTCATGCATGATGGCGTGCCATTGACGCTCCTGGCTGTCAGGATCAAGGGCACTGAGATCCCTCAAGGGCATAGCCACTGATCGCGGTGGGTTCACGAGCTGACAGGGTTCTGGCCCTAGATCGAGGAAAGTGGTGCGCAAAATCTCATGACGCTGCACCAGGGTATCCAAAGCCTGCTGAAGGGCCGGAATATTTAATATTCCCTGGAAATCTAGGGCTTTTGTCACGACATAGGTACTACTGCCCGGTTCCAACTGCTCAAAGACCCACAGGCGCTGTTGGGAAAAGGAGAGAGGGGCAGGGGCGCGATGGCCCCGACAGGGAATGGTGCTCAAGCCACGGGGCACCAAAGTAGCAAGACCTTGGGTTAACTGAGGCTCTAATCACGCCGCTAAACGGGCCACGGTAGAATGATTAAATAAATCCTGGGGAGTTAGGGCAATATTGAAGCGATCCCGCAGCCGGGAGAGAATCTGCATTCCCCGTAGGGAGTTGCCGCCCACATCGAGGAATTGATGGTCTAATCCCACCTGTTCCACTGTTAGACCCAGGATTTCGGCCCAAATTTGCACAATTTCCAGCTCTAGGGGAGTGCGGGGGGCGATGTAATGGGACGGGGTGATGGGGGCGATGGCGGGGGGATCCGGTAGGCTGCGGCGATCGATCTTGCCATTGGGGGTTTGGGGCAAGGCTTCCAGAGTCACAAACCGGCTGGGGATCATGTAGTCTGGCAGTTTTTGGGCCAGAAATTGTCGTAATTCGCTCACCGTTGGGGCGGGCTGCTGGAGGGGAACCCCATAGGCCACCAGGGAGAGTTCTCCGGGGCTAAGTTCCCGCCCTACCACCACCACTTCTTTCAGAAAGCCATAGTCCATTAAAGCGGCTTCAATTTCCGCCACATTGACGCGATACCCCCGGATCTTGACCTGAAAATCCTTACGACCCAGGTGCACAAGGCAACCATCGGGCAATAACTGGCCTAAATCCCCCGTGCGAAAACGCCGCACCGGACTGCCGGGAGCAATGGGGGCAAAAACCTCGCCATTGGTGTCCT
This region of Prochlorothrix hollandica PCC 9006 = CALU 1027 genomic DNA includes:
- a CDS encoding histone deacetylase family protein is translated as MIMLLKSEFQPKLIYSPEYNINFFGVEKLHPFDSCKYGRSWNELFAIYGKQLQSLHILPSRSISHHELSTVHTKSYLELLSSSRYLAQALEMPPLALCPSRLIDKHILNPMRLATMGTLIAAKSAIKNGIGINLSGGYHHASEANGEGFCIYSDIGIAIASLRMEGTIQETDQVVIIDLDAHQGNGLERIFLNDQNVKIFDVYNAEIYPNDGWAKRGIDLDIPLKSGTSDRKYIELLQEYLPSYLDSITPIRLAFYNAGTDIYCKDPLGKLDISAQGVLSRDILVFKTLLELKIPFVMVLSGGYTKDSYLLIANSIRYLIDNTSGIPAP
- a CDS encoding non-ribosomal peptide synthetase, with the translated sequence MSTIPCRGHRAPAPLSFSQQRLWVFEQLEPGSSTYVVTKALDFQGILNIPALQQALDTLVQRHEILRTTFLDLGPEPCQLVNPPRSVAMPLRDLSALDPDSQERQWHAIMHDEDHRPFNLQQDLMIRACLVGFSPTHYRFILVRHHLASDGWSLGIIWQELSTLYTAFHRHAQIPLPVLDLQFADFATWERQMLSGDLLDQQLAYWQRQLQGAPVLLPLPTDRPRPPIQTFNGATETLLIDPDLTAQVQHFNRRGGVTLFMTLLSTFLILLARYSGQSDVVVGSMIANRNRREVEPLLGFFSNLLVLRASLEDNPPFSQFLQQVQTLTLEALAHQDVPFEQLTATLKPQRSASHTPWFQVLFMMQNFPLECPDLPGVTTHPIAIDESAKYDLTLMVTETAEGLRMAWAYNTDLFDRPTIQAMANHFQVLLEGAVQNAQVPVFNIPLLSQSERQQLLLGWNQQDSHWLHQQLLLGWNQQDFHWLHQFQAQAAQNPESVALEWAGQTLTYQRLNERSNQLARYLQTLGVGTETLVGVCFSRSLDMVVSLLAILKAGGAYVPLDPAYPPDRVAYVLEDAHISLLLTQSSLTPTLPAVEAHVITLDTPGNPWQDCSIANLATVIQPHQLAYVIYTSGSTGKPKGVEITHHSLQNLLNSILQKPGIQSHDVIMAVTTLSFDIAGLELFTPLLVGAKVVIVSRAVASDGYQLAEALEQSQVTILQATPATWQMLLSAHWSGRSGLKMLCGGEALSRELANRLLPKGASLWNLYGPTETTIWSAVSLVEPGAGPVFVGRPIANTQFYVLDDQQQPVPIGVPGELYIGGDGLARGYWQRPELTAERFIAHPFAHELPGVRGDRLYRTGDRVRYRSDGQLEFLGRVDYQVKIRGFRIELGEIEAVLRQHPGLSHVVVVDREHNPGDRRLVAYGVVNTTPAPTLGELRQFLQQQLPDYMVPSAFVVLESFPLTPNGKIDRRALPVPDWFTVCRNTELVAPQTEVEQSIAQVWSEALKVYPLGVHDNFFDLGGHSLLAIQLVTQLNRQLSLEVPLVQLFQNPTVASLSQYIQRRDRPQSGHQSSASILPLSALIPLKTQGSALPCFIINSTGQAQILCQFLHPEQPVYSLNMFCIRSQFDSVLKTAADPTTSADLIPQIAKYFLLSLKAQQPLGPYRLIGYCQDGPLTLELAHQLRQGGDEVSQLCLLDSSLRRHTPQFHHRLYSLSRMGIPYLVGSMQRFIKRYLRQHPQVSYRQVIQDLSTQARLEMLEDTPKDKLFYALYLSRSSQYKPQSYDRPITLLLSSEWQFVDRSNLEQVAQGGLRVIPFKAPHNQMFQEPYVKELALKLDECLGNSPLEASVQPQRARVQ